A single Sphingopyxis chilensis DNA region contains:
- the fghA gene encoding S-formylglutathione hydrolase, which produces MTLETISTTRSHGGTQGVYKHASTTTGTDMTFAVFVPDHAHGAKLPVLWYLSGLTCTHANVMEKGEYRAACAEHGVIFIAPDTSPRGEDVPDDPDGAHDFGMGAGFYVDATEEPWAKHYRMRSYVEDELPSLVLRNFASADLTRQAITGHSMGGHGALTIGLRNQDRFRSVSAFSPIVAPSQCPWGQKALGGYLGDDREDWHAYDACALLDQGLRVPDLLVDQGDADNFLTEQLKTELLVEACGRAGQKADIRMQPGYDHSYYFISTFMAEHVAWHAERLKA; this is translated from the coding sequence ATGACCCTCGAAACCATCTCCACCACCCGCAGCCATGGCGGCACGCAGGGCGTTTACAAGCACGCGAGCACGACCACCGGCACCGACATGACCTTTGCGGTCTTCGTTCCGGATCATGCCCACGGCGCCAAGTTGCCGGTACTCTGGTATCTGTCGGGGCTGACCTGCACCCACGCCAATGTGATGGAGAAGGGCGAATATCGCGCCGCCTGCGCCGAGCATGGCGTGATCTTCATCGCGCCCGACACCAGCCCGCGCGGCGAGGATGTGCCCGACGATCCCGACGGGGCCCATGACTTCGGGATGGGCGCGGGCTTCTATGTCGATGCGACCGAGGAGCCGTGGGCGAAACATTACCGGATGCGCTCCTATGTCGAGGACGAGCTGCCCTCGCTGGTGCTGCGCAATTTCGCGAGCGCCGACCTGACGCGGCAGGCGATCACGGGGCATTCGATGGGCGGGCACGGCGCGCTGACGATTGGCCTGCGCAATCAGGACCGCTTCCGCTCGGTCTCGGCCTTTTCGCCGATCGTCGCGCCGTCGCAGTGCCCGTGGGGCCAGAAGGCGCTCGGCGGTTATCTTGGCGATGACCGCGAGGACTGGCACGCTTATGATGCGTGCGCGCTGCTCGATCAGGGGTTGCGCGTGCCCGACCTGCTCGTCGACCAAGGCGATGCCGACAATTTCCTGACCGAACAGCTCAAGACCGAATTGCTGGTCGAAGCGTGCGGGCGGGCAGGACAGAAGGCCGACATCCGCATGCAGCCGGGCTATGATCACAGCTATTATTTCATCTCGACCTTCATGGCCGAGCATGTCGCTTGGCACGCGGAGCGGTTGAAGGCGTAA
- a CDS encoding S-(hydroxymethyl)glutathione dehydrogenase/class III alcohol dehydrogenase, which yields MKTRAAVAFEAKKPLEIVELDLEGPKAGEVLVEIMATGICHTDAYTLDGFDSEGIFPSVLGHEGAGVVREVGAGVTSVSPGDHVIPLYTPECRQCKSCLSGKTNLCTAIRATQGKGLMPDGTTRFSYKGQPIFHYMGCSTFSNFTVLPEIAVAKIREDAPFQSSCYIGCGVTTGVGAAINTAKVQVGDNVVVFGLGGIGLNVIQGARLAGANQIIGVDINPAREEWGRKFGMTDFLNTKGMSREDTVAAIVRLTDGGADYTFDATGNTEVMRTALEACHRGWGTSIIIGVAEAGKEIATRPFQLVTGRNWRGTAFGGAKGRTDVPKIVDMYMTGKIEIDPMITHVMGLEDINKGFDLMHAGESIRSVVVY from the coding sequence ATGAAGACCCGCGCCGCCGTTGCGTTCGAAGCGAAGAAGCCGCTCGAAATCGTCGAACTCGATTTGGAAGGCCCGAAGGCGGGCGAGGTGCTGGTCGAGATCATGGCGACGGGCATCTGCCACACCGATGCCTACACGCTCGACGGCTTCGACAGCGAGGGCATCTTCCCGAGCGTGCTGGGGCATGAGGGCGCGGGCGTCGTGCGCGAGGTCGGCGCGGGCGTCACCAGCGTCTCCCCCGGCGACCATGTCATCCCGCTCTACACCCCCGAATGCCGCCAGTGCAAAAGCTGCCTCAGCGGCAAGACCAACCTGTGCACCGCGATCCGCGCGACGCAGGGCAAGGGGCTGATGCCCGATGGCACGACGCGCTTTTCGTACAAGGGCCAGCCGATCTTCCATTATATGGGCTGCTCGACCTTTTCGAACTTCACCGTGCTGCCTGAGATCGCGGTCGCGAAAATCCGCGAGGACGCGCCGTTCCAGTCGAGCTGCTATATCGGCTGCGGCGTCACCACCGGGGTCGGGGCGGCGATCAACACCGCGAAGGTGCAGGTCGGCGACAATGTCGTCGTGTTCGGGCTTGGCGGCATCGGATTGAACGTGATCCAGGGTGCACGGCTGGCGGGTGCGAACCAGATCATCGGCGTCGACATCAACCCGGCCCGAGAGGAATGGGGCCGCAAGTTCGGGATGACCGACTTCCTGAACACCAAGGGCATGAGCCGCGAGGACACGGTCGCCGCAATCGTGCGGCTGACCGACGGCGGCGCCGACTATACCTTCGACGCCACCGGCAACACTGAAGTGATGCGCACCGCATTGGAAGCCTGCCACCGCGGCTGGGGCACCTCGATCATCATCGGCGTCGCCGAGGCGGGCAAGGAAATCGCGACGCGCCCGTTCCAGCTCGTCACCGGGCGCAACTGGCGCGGCACCGCGTTCGGCGGCGCCAAGGGCCGCACCGACGTGCCCAAGATCGTCGACATGTATATGACCGGCAAGATCGAGATCGACCCGATGATCACCCACGTCATGGGGCTCGAGGACATCAACAAGGGCTTCGATTTGATGCACGCGGGCGAGAGTATCCGTTCGGTGGTGGTATATTAA
- a CDS encoding quinone oxidoreductase family protein gives MKAIEAFIESQGGPEVIDWREVTLGEPGPGQVLVRQTAVGLNYLDTYHRDGTYPIELPGGLGVEAAGEAIAIGADVHGIRPGDRVATFGPQRNAYASARLVPASSLFKLPPGIDDETAAAALLKACTVEMLVERCAKVEAGSTVLVHAAAGGVGLILVQWLKAIGATVIGTVSTEAKEHAAREAGADHVIRYKAEDVAAHVREITDGQGVPVTFDGIGMATWATSLKSTARRGLIVSYGNAGGPVTGVNLGILAQHGSQFVTRPTLFDYYHLPGERAAGADRVFEMIEGGAVRITVGQRYSLEDAARAHADLEAGRTTGSSLLIPEHP, from the coding sequence ATGAAAGCGATCGAAGCCTTTATCGAAAGCCAGGGCGGGCCCGAGGTCATCGACTGGCGCGAGGTCACGCTCGGCGAACCCGGCCCCGGTCAGGTCCTCGTGCGACAAACCGCGGTCGGGCTCAACTATCTCGACACCTATCACCGCGACGGCACCTATCCGATCGAGCTTCCCGGCGGGCTCGGGGTCGAGGCTGCGGGCGAGGCGATCGCAATCGGCGCCGACGTTCACGGCATCCGGCCCGGCGACCGGGTCGCAACCTTCGGCCCGCAGCGCAACGCCTATGCGTCGGCGCGGCTCGTCCCCGCATCCTCGCTTTTCAAGCTGCCGCCCGGCATCGACGATGAAACCGCCGCCGCCGCGCTGCTCAAGGCTTGCACCGTCGAGATGCTCGTCGAGCGCTGTGCCAAGGTCGAAGCGGGTTCGACGGTGCTCGTCCATGCCGCCGCCGGCGGCGTCGGGCTGATCCTCGTCCAATGGCTGAAGGCCATCGGAGCCACGGTCATCGGCACCGTCAGCACCGAAGCGAAGGAGCATGCCGCGCGCGAGGCGGGCGCCGATCATGTCATCCGCTACAAGGCCGAAGATGTTGCCGCGCATGTCCGCGAAATCACCGACGGCCAGGGCGTGCCCGTCACCTTCGACGGCATCGGCATGGCGACCTGGGCGACCTCGCTCAAATCCACCGCGCGCCGCGGGCTCATCGTCAGCTATGGCAACGCCGGCGGCCCCGTCACCGGCGTCAACCTCGGCATCCTCGCGCAGCATGGCTCGCAGTTCGTGACGCGTCCGACCCTGTTCGATTATTATCACCTGCCCGGTGAACGCGCGGCAGGCGCCGACCGGGTGTTCGAAATGATCGAGGGCGGCGCGGTGCGGATCACTGTCGGTCAGCGCTATTCGCTGGAAGATGCGGCAAGGGCGCACGCCGATCTGGAGGCCGGGCGGACGACCGGATCGAGCCTGCTGATTCCCGAACACCCCTGA
- a CDS encoding prolyl-tRNA synthetase associated domain-containing protein: MRGEAGLRTDLKALAIPFAEHEHDAVFTVAESDAVHAAMPGAHTKNLFLKDAGGAFWLVTVPSDARVDLKALPAAIGSKRVSFGKAGDMERLLGISPGSVTPLAAINAQPGSVTVVLDAALATAPAVNVHPLRNTATLGLSGGSILDLLRHWGHDPVTAPIPVQEAA; the protein is encoded by the coding sequence ATGCGCGGCGAAGCGGGATTGCGAACGGACCTGAAGGCACTTGCTATCCCCTTCGCCGAGCATGAGCATGATGCGGTGTTCACCGTTGCCGAAAGCGACGCGGTGCACGCCGCGATGCCGGGGGCGCATACGAAAAATCTGTTCCTGAAGGATGCGGGCGGGGCATTTTGGCTCGTAACCGTGCCGTCGGATGCGCGCGTCGATCTGAAGGCGCTGCCCGCCGCGATCGGCAGCAAGCGCGTGAGCTTCGGCAAGGCTGGCGATATGGAGCGATTGCTGGGCATTTCGCCGGGGTCGGTGACGCCGCTCGCGGCGATCAATGCGCAGCCTGGGAGCGTTACCGTGGTGCTGGATGCGGCGCTGGCGACCGCGCCCGCCGTCAACGTCCACCCGCTCCGCAACACCGCGACGCTGGGGCTGTCGGGCGGATCGATCCTCGACCTGCTGCGTCATTGGGGGCATGATCCGGTGACCGCACCCATCCCCGTTCAGGAAGCAGCATGA
- the purU gene encoding formyltetrahydrofolate deformylase, producing MTGPYVLTFSCVDAVGIVAAVTGLLATREGFILDSQQYADLGSGRFFMRVEFRGAGSNFPVDLAGVQAAFAPIVSRFAMEARISDTSVKPRFVIAVSQGSHCLNDLLHRWSTGNLAIDVAGVVSNHEAQRRLSEWHGVPFHHLPVSDANRAEQEAAILQIMAEAGAEYLVLARYMQVLSEDLSAKLAGRCINIHHSFLPGFKGAKPYHRAHERGVKLIGATAHFVTSDLDEGPIIEQAVERVDHRDGVDELIRIGRDTEAQVLARAVRWVAEQRVLIDGRKTVVFR from the coding sequence GTGACCGGACCCTATGTCCTGACCTTCAGCTGCGTCGACGCGGTGGGCATCGTCGCCGCGGTGACGGGGCTGCTTGCGACACGCGAGGGATTCATTCTCGACAGCCAGCAATATGCCGACCTGGGTTCGGGGCGCTTTTTCATGCGTGTCGAGTTTCGCGGTGCGGGGTCGAACTTTCCCGTCGACCTGGCGGGCGTGCAGGCGGCCTTCGCGCCGATCGTCAGCCGCTTTGCGATGGAAGCGCGGATCAGCGACACCAGCGTCAAGCCACGCTTCGTCATCGCGGTGTCGCAGGGCAGCCACTGTCTCAACGATCTGCTGCATCGCTGGTCGACCGGCAATCTGGCGATCGACGTCGCCGGCGTGGTGTCGAACCACGAAGCGCAGCGGCGGCTTTCGGAATGGCATGGGGTGCCTTTTCATCACCTGCCCGTGAGCGATGCCAACCGCGCCGAACAGGAAGCGGCGATCCTGCAGATCATGGCCGAGGCGGGCGCGGAATATCTGGTGCTGGCGCGCTATATGCAGGTCTTGTCGGAGGATCTGTCGGCGAAACTCGCGGGACGCTGCATCAACATCCACCACAGCTTCCTGCCGGGTTTCAAGGGCGCGAAACCCTATCATCGGGCGCACGAGCGCGGGGTGAAGCTGATCGGTGCGACCGCGCATTTCGTAACGAGCGACCTCGACGAGGGGCCGATTATCGAGCAGGCGGTCGAGCGCGTCGATCATCGCGACGGTGTCGATGAGCTGATCCGCATCGGCCGCGACACCGAGGCGCAGGTGCTGGCGCGCGCGGTGCGCTGGGTCGCCGAGCAGCGCGTTTTGATCGACGGCCGCAAGACGGTGGTTTTCCGGTGA
- a CDS encoding VOC family protein, with translation MYSHNMVGANDIEAARKFYDATFQAIGGKPAIQDDKGRLIYVHNGGLFLVGPPIDGEPATAGNGCTIGFAMEGPEQAKAWHDAGVANGGTAIEDPPGVREGGFGAMYLAYLRDPSGNKLCALHRIV, from the coding sequence ATGTACAGTCACAATATGGTCGGTGCGAACGACATCGAAGCGGCGCGAAAATTCTATGACGCGACCTTTCAGGCGATCGGCGGCAAGCCCGCGATCCAGGACGACAAGGGCCGGCTGATCTATGTGCACAATGGCGGACTGTTCCTCGTCGGGCCTCCGATCGACGGCGAGCCGGCGACCGCAGGCAATGGCTGCACGATCGGCTTTGCGATGGAAGGGCCCGAGCAGGCCAAGGCGTGGCACGACGCGGGCGTCGCCAACGGCGGCACCGCGATCGAAGACCCACCGGGCGTGCGCGAAGGCGGGTTCGGCGCCATGTATCTCGCCTATCTTCGCGATCCCTCGGGTAACAAGCTCTGCGCGCTGCACCGCATCGTGTGA